From a single Streptomyces liliifuscus genomic region:
- a CDS encoding O-methyltransferase: MTEPQLWHDVDDYFTGLLAPPDDALTDALNDSDAAGLPHINVAPPQGKLLHLLAVIQGATRILEIGTLGGYSTIWLARALPQDGRLITLEYSERHAEVARRNLARAGLDKITEVRVGPALDSLARLADEGDGNAAPFDLVFIDADKVNNPRYVEWAVKLTRPGSLIILDNVVRGGAVTDATSDDPSVLGTRESLDLFATHPKLTATAVQTVGSKGYDGFALARVLP, from the coding sequence ATGACCGAGCCGCAGCTCTGGCACGACGTGGACGACTACTTCACCGGCCTCCTCGCCCCGCCGGACGACGCCCTGACCGACGCGCTGAACGACAGCGACGCCGCCGGTCTGCCCCATATCAACGTCGCCCCGCCGCAGGGCAAGCTGCTGCATCTCCTCGCCGTGATCCAGGGCGCGACCCGCATCCTGGAGATCGGCACGCTCGGCGGCTACAGCACCATCTGGCTGGCCCGTGCCCTCCCGCAGGACGGCCGGCTGATCACGCTGGAGTACAGCGAGCGACACGCCGAGGTGGCCCGCCGCAACCTCGCCCGGGCCGGCCTTGACAAGATCACCGAGGTCCGGGTGGGCCCGGCGCTCGACTCCCTGGCGAGGCTGGCCGACGAGGGCGACGGGAACGCGGCCCCCTTCGACCTGGTCTTCATCGACGCGGACAAGGTCAACAACCCCCGCTATGTGGAGTGGGCCGTGAAGCTCACCCGCCCCGGCAGCCTGATCATCCTCGACAACGTCGTCCGCGGCGGCGCCGTCACCGACGCCACCAGCGACGACCCGAGCGTCCTGGGCACCCGCGAGTCCCTCGACCTGTTCGCCACCCACCCGAAACTGACCGCCACGGCTGTCCAGACGGTGGGCTCGAAGGGGTACGACGGGTTCGCGCTGGCGCGCGTACTGCCGTAG